Proteins from a single region of Lampris incognitus isolate fLamInc1 chromosome 16, fLamInc1.hap2, whole genome shotgun sequence:
- the msl2a gene encoding E3 ubiquitin-protein ligase MSL2a: protein MNPVNATALYVSASRAVLQCDPRHPHTFTEMYKLLPFFRQSLACLVCGKLLQDPVAPTNSECQHYVCLGCKGQKMQLKPSCSWCKDYSCFQENKQLSLLVQCYRELCLYVTHSPLLQPISSQVGGSPEIMALLEEVLMSNQEDIETEEPSPPLEEESLSAPESLTPTEAPPVPAELSADPQSSSSNNPCSNRPQECNGARLEDLAPSSPELEVCELIEEQTQGGLSVSAASCGALEMSLSSEPLAPTQTTVCTLRDGVSSGTEMEEGEVLLLSVEEVLQTLDPLQPTRDSPHTQPDRTHMHTHIPSDRAHTQMYIHLDTAHNYTQIQPDRTSTIANQGVHMHASPADPPPTPRPPPVRLHRKRSRSESDRERVKPLPIASILQGSTSHSHAPTPSPTPHTQQPTPSPMVPAHTYSSLSNGAPPKPSRPVPNHSKGARKHIEQGPKKPHAKARGGGSKSKDRSKDQRLVSGCPVPPTPPKPPYRKPVEKKGCKCGRATQNPSVLTCRGQRCPCYSNRKACLDCICRGCQNSYMANGEKKLEAFAVPEKALEQTRLTLGINLTSFTAAAALRNPATTSIHGNSLLNVTTATVPPVATAFLSPSPPQEPTYEESLELLIG from the exons ATGAACCCCGTTAATGCCACCGCTCTGTACGTGTCCGCCAGCCGGGCCGTGCTGCAGTGTGACCCGCGGCACCCCCACACATTCACCGAGATGTACAAGCTACTACCCTTCTTCCGTCAATCACTCGCCTGCCTGGTCTGCG GTAAACTGCTACAAGACCCTGTTGCCCCCACTAATTCAGAATGTCAGCATTATGTTTGCTTGGGCTGTAAAGGTCAGAAGATGCAGCTGAAGCCATCATGtagctggtgtaaagactactcCTGCTTCCAGGAAAACAAACAGCTCTCCTTGCTGGTTCAGTGCTACAGGGAGCTCTGTCTGTATGTCACTCATTCACCATTGCTACAACCAATCAGCAGCCAGGTAGGAGGGTCTCCAGAGATAATGGCTTtgctagaggaggtgctaatgtcaAACCAGGAAGACATAGAGACTGAGGAGCCAAGCCCACCTCTGGAGGAGGAGAGTCTCTCTGCCCCAGAGTCTCTCACTCCCACAGAAGCACCACCTGTCCCTGCAGAACTGTCAGCTGACCCGCAGAGCTCGTCCTCTAACAATCCCTGTTCTAACAGACCTCAGGAGTGCAATGGAGCACGGTTGGAAGACCTGGCCCCCTCCTCCCCAGAGCTGGAGGTGTGTGAGCTGATAGAGGAGCAGACACAGGgaggtctctctgtgtctgctgctAGTTGTGGTGCGTTAGAAATGAGTCTATCCTCTGAACCTTTGGCCCCAACCCAAACTACTGTGTGCACACTCAGGGATGGGGTGTCTAGCGGCACAGAGATGGAGGAGGGGGAAGTGCTACTCCTCAGTGTCGAGGAAGTGTTACAGACTTTGGATCCTCTCCAGCCCACCAGAGACTCTCctcacacacagccagacaggacacacatgcacacgcacataccCTCAGACAGAgcgcacacacaaatgtacattcATCTGGACACGGCGCACAACTACACACAGATTCAGCCTGACAGGACTAGCACAATCGCAAACCAAGGTGTTCATATGCATGCTTCCCCAGCAGATCCCCCTCCAACCCCCAGGCCCCCGCCAGTCCGCCTCCACCGGAAGCGGTCTCGTTCAGAGAGTGACCGGGAGAGGGTAAAACCCCTCCCCATTGCCTCCATCCTGCAGGGTTCCACCTCACACTCCCATGCTCCCACCCCCTcacccacaccccacacacaacAGCCCACCCCCTCCCCGATGGTGCCCGCACACACATACTCGTCTCTCTCCAATGGTGCACCTCCTAAGCCAAGCCGTCCTGTGCCCAACCACAGCAAGGGGGCTAGGAAGCATATCGAACAGGGCCCCAAAAAGCCTCATGCCAAGGCTCGCGGCGGAGGATCCAAGTCCAAAGACCGTAGCAAAGACCAACGGCTGGTGTCGGGCTGCCCGGTGCCTCCCACCCCGCCCAAACCCCCATACAGGAAGCCTGTGGAGAAGAAAGGCTGCAAGTGTGGCAGGGCCACCCAGAACCCCTCTGTGCTGACCTGTCGGGGGCAGCGTTGCCCCTGCTACTCCAACCGCAAG GCATGTCTGGACTGTATCTGCCGTGGCTGCCAGAACTCCTACATGGCCAATGGTGAGAAGAAGCTGGAGGCCTTTGCTGTGCCAGAGAAGGCCTTGGAACAGACCCGGCTCACGCTTGGCATCAACCTCACCAGCTTCACCGCGGCAGCAGCACTGCGCAACCCGGCAACTACCAGCATCCACGGCAACTCTCTACTCAATGTCACCACGGCAACAGTACCACCCGTGGCCACAGCCTTtctttcccccagccccccacaAGAACCCACATATGAGGAAAGCCTGGAGCTGCTGATTGGATGA